In a single window of the Photobacterium profundum SS9 genome:
- a CDS encoding methyl-accepting chemotaxis protein, whose product MSFKGKIYTLFGFIIALAVSTSYLSVNYYISQYINDNSINNINHQLNLVRDKLSGDIKNKILLAENIDTSSSGLAELQEQSGFYRINKIIQGMVFTDTGTVTDPTITEPLVSMVKAAGDKVTVSDIFTDQGKTVITVIKPGANGRGDIFFIDLGDIQSLLESSTAKGSYLELTDQTGTSLFSNKVSGDLIKAEYPVAVGDKTWLLTGYIDKAFIEQDTSALNNAITLALVIAGVVIIIISIVLVNIAYRPITGLRDVVTDLAGGEGDLTNRLDVYSKDELGQIAGAINQFTASLQKLMLGVSDSTKILGDGVGQISAHAEHNQSLMATHVAETEQAVAAITEMSATADSVAQSALSAAQLTEQSTQQAEQCKTLVGQSVQSVEALVNEVEHMSGSIHTLNLDIGKISSVLGVIGSIAEQTNLLALNAAIEAARAGEQGRGFAVVADEVRALADQTQKSTKEINEMLTKLQSGTSSVVSAMEKTKQGCQASAAATAQSTVSLDAMTVSIADINSLNTQIATAAEEQSVVTNEISRNMEAIQTMIAELDESGKATRLSTAQLAETKAQLVEVVEHFKLA is encoded by the coding sequence ATGTCTTTTAAAGGTAAAATATACACATTATTTGGGTTTATTATTGCTCTTGCAGTATCAACGTCATATTTAAGCGTGAATTATTATATTAGTCAGTATATTAACGATAACAGTATTAACAATATAAACCATCAGCTTAATTTGGTGCGTGATAAGCTTTCTGGTGATATTAAAAATAAAATCTTACTCGCTGAAAATATAGATACAAGTTCATCAGGGTTAGCAGAGTTACAGGAACAGTCTGGGTTCTATCGCATCAATAAAATCATTCAAGGGATGGTTTTTACTGATACTGGTACGGTGACTGATCCTACGATTACTGAACCATTAGTGTCTATGGTGAAGGCTGCGGGTGATAAGGTAACCGTTAGTGATATCTTTACTGATCAAGGCAAGACTGTGATTACAGTGATTAAGCCGGGAGCCAATGGACGAGGTGATATTTTCTTTATTGATCTGGGTGATATTCAAAGCTTGCTAGAAAGTTCGACGGCTAAAGGTAGCTATCTTGAGTTAACTGATCAGACTGGTACATCATTATTCAGTAATAAAGTGTCAGGTGATTTAATTAAAGCGGAATACCCCGTGGCAGTGGGTGATAAGACTTGGTTGTTAACGGGTTACATCGATAAAGCCTTTATCGAGCAAGATACGAGTGCACTCAATAATGCGATTACTTTGGCATTGGTTATCGCTGGCGTGGTGATCATTATAATCAGTATTGTGTTGGTGAATATAGCTTATCGCCCTATAACTGGGCTTCGTGACGTTGTCACTGATTTAGCGGGGGGAGAAGGGGATCTTACCAACCGATTAGATGTGTATAGCAAAGATGAACTTGGTCAGATAGCAGGAGCGATAAATCAATTTACGGCAAGCTTACAGAAGCTCATGCTGGGTGTATCAGATTCGACCAAAATATTGGGTGATGGGGTAGGGCAAATTTCTGCGCATGCAGAACATAACCAATCTTTAATGGCGACGCATGTCGCTGAGACCGAACAAGCCGTCGCGGCGATTACAGAAATGAGTGCAACGGCCGATTCTGTCGCTCAAAGTGCTTTATCAGCAGCACAGTTAACAGAACAATCAACGCAGCAGGCTGAACAATGCAAAACGTTAGTTGGGCAGTCAGTACAGAGTGTCGAAGCTTTAGTGAATGAAGTTGAGCATATGTCTGGCTCTATCCATACCTTAAATCTAGATATTGGTAAAATTAGCAGTGTGTTAGGGGTAATAGGTAGCATCGCTGAACAGACCAATTTACTGGCGTTAAATGCTGCGATTGAAGCCGCGAGGGCGGGTGAGCAAGGCAGAGGTTTTGCGGTTGTTGCCGATGAAGTGCGAGCATTAGCCGATCAAACCCAAAAAAGCACTAAAGAAATTAATGAGATGCTAACGAAGTTGCAGTCAGGCACGAGTTCTGTTGTATCGGCAATGGAGAAAACGAAGCAAGGTTGCCAAGCCTCTGCCGCCGCGACAGCACAAAGCACTGTATCGTTAGATGCCATGACCGTATCGATTGCTGATATCAACTCGCTTAATACCCAAATAGCTACTGCTGCTGAAGAGCAAAGTGTCGTGACAAACGAGATTTCTCGTAATATGGAAGCGATTCAAACCATGATTGCAGAACTAGATGAAAGCGGTAAAGCAACACGCTTGAGTACAGCTCAACTAGCGGAAACGAAAGCGCAATTAGTCGAGGTTGTTGAGCACTTTAAACTGGCATAA
- the mglC gene encoding galactose/methyl galactoside ABC transporter permease MglC codes for METLKKLSMMRYLKEGGIYAVLFILLTIIIIQEPSFLSLRNLSNILTQSSVRIIIALGVAGLIVTQGTDLSAGRQVGLAAVLSATLLQAADNVNKVFPNVGEIPIVGVIIVVCAVGALIGLINGIIVAYLHVTPFIATLGSMIMVYGVNSLYFDSVGASPVAGFDERFSEFAQGFIRFGDFRLSYLTFYAIIAIIFVWIIWNKTVFGKNIFAIGGNPEAAKVSGVNVPITLLKIYALSGVFYAFGGMLEAGRIGSATNNLGFMYELDAIAACVVGGVSFAGGVGSVAGVVTGVLIFTVINYGMTYIGVSPYWQYIIKGGIIIFAVALDSMKYANKK; via the coding sequence ATGGAAACTTTAAAAAAACTCAGCATGATGCGCTACCTCAAAGAAGGGGGCATTTATGCAGTACTATTTATTTTATTAACAATTATTATTATTCAAGAACCAAGCTTTTTAAGCTTAAGAAACCTGAGTAATATTCTTACCCAATCATCTGTACGTATTATTATTGCATTGGGTGTTGCAGGGCTTATTGTTACCCAAGGTACTGATTTATCCGCAGGTCGTCAGGTAGGTTTGGCTGCGGTATTATCGGCTACCTTGCTTCAAGCGGCAGATAACGTTAATAAGGTTTTTCCCAATGTTGGTGAAATCCCAATTGTTGGCGTCATTATCGTTGTGTGTGCCGTGGGTGCGCTAATCGGTTTGATTAACGGCATTATCGTTGCGTATTTACATGTGACCCCGTTTATAGCCACACTGGGTTCAATGATCATGGTATACGGTGTTAACTCACTATACTTTGATTCCGTAGGGGCATCACCGGTTGCTGGTTTTGATGAGCGTTTTTCTGAATTTGCTCAAGGCTTTATTCGCTTTGGTGATTTTAGATTATCGTACCTTACGTTTTACGCCATTATTGCCATCATATTTGTCTGGATTATATGGAATAAAACTGTTTTTGGTAAGAACATTTTTGCGATTGGGGGTAATCCAGAAGCGGCAAAAGTATCGGGTGTTAACGTGCCGATCACACTGCTTAAAATCTATGCCTTATCGGGTGTGTTCTACGCATTTGGCGGCATGTTAGAAGCGGGGCGAATTGGTAGTGCGACTAACAACCTTGGTTTCATGTACGAACTTGATGCCATTGCTGCCTGTGTAGTGGGTGGTGTGTCATTTGCGGGTGGTGTAGGTAGTGTTGCAGGTGTTGTAACAGGGGTATTAATCTTTACCGTGATTAACTACGGCATGACGTATATTGGTGTTAGCCCTTACTGGCAGTACATTATTAAAGGCGGCATTATTATTTTCGCAGTAGCGCTTGATTCAATGAAGTATGCAAACAAAAAATAA
- the mglA gene encoding galactose/methyl galactoside ABC transporter ATP-binding protein MglA yields the protein MTTINKNEFLLEMTGISKEFPGVKALDKVNLKVRPHSIHALMGENGAGKSTLLKCLFGIYEKNEGDIVFLGKSINFSSSKEALEAGVSMVHQELNQVLQRTVMDNIWLGRYPTKGFFVDQKKMYEETKKVFEELDIDIDPNVKVATLSVSQMQMLEIAKAFSYDAKIVIMDEPTSSLTEKEVNHLFKIIKKLKEKGCGIVYISHKMEEIFEICDEITILRDGIWVDTRPLEGLTMDQIIGMMVGRELTQRFPEKTNTPKETILAVKNLTALNQPSVNDVSFELRKGEILGIAGLVGAKRTDIVETLFGIRERSSGDIILHGKHLKNKDAHEAINNGFALVTEERRSTGIYSNLDITFNSLVANVEQYKEGFGLLSNRKMKSDTQWVIDAMSVKTPSHKTMIGSLSGGNQQKIIIGRWLLTGPEILMLDEPTRGIDVGAKFEIYQLILELANKDKGIIIISSEMPELLGITDRILVMSNGRAAGIVETKNTTQNEILSLASRYL from the coding sequence ATGACTACAATAAATAAAAATGAATTTCTGTTAGAAATGACAGGAATAAGTAAAGAGTTCCCTGGGGTTAAAGCTCTCGATAAAGTAAACTTGAAAGTACGCCCTCATTCTATTCACGCATTAATGGGAGAGAATGGAGCAGGGAAATCGACGTTATTAAAATGCTTATTTGGGATCTATGAGAAAAACGAAGGGGATATCGTTTTCTTAGGTAAAAGCATTAATTTTTCATCATCAAAAGAAGCGCTAGAAGCCGGTGTTTCTATGGTGCACCAAGAACTTAATCAGGTTCTGCAGCGTACCGTTATGGATAATATTTGGCTTGGCCGTTATCCGACAAAAGGTTTCTTTGTTGATCAAAAGAAAATGTACGAAGAAACTAAAAAAGTATTTGAAGAACTCGATATTGATATCGACCCTAATGTAAAAGTCGCGACCTTATCTGTATCTCAAATGCAGATGTTAGAAATTGCAAAAGCATTTTCTTATGACGCAAAAATTGTGATTATGGATGAGCCAACATCGTCATTAACTGAAAAAGAAGTTAATCACCTATTCAAGATCATTAAAAAGCTAAAAGAGAAAGGCTGTGGCATTGTTTACATTTCTCACAAGATGGAAGAAATATTTGAAATCTGCGATGAAATTACCATTTTACGGGATGGTATTTGGGTTGATACTCGCCCGTTAGAAGGTTTAACCATGGATCAAATCATCGGCATGATGGTTGGACGTGAACTAACGCAGCGATTTCCTGAAAAAACAAATACGCCGAAAGAAACCATTTTAGCTGTAAAGAATTTAACGGCGTTGAATCAGCCTTCTGTTAACGATGTTAGTTTTGAACTTCGTAAAGGTGAAATTCTAGGTATTGCTGGATTAGTGGGGGCGAAGCGAACCGATATTGTAGAAACATTATTCGGTATTCGTGAACGCAGCAGCGGCGATATTATTTTACATGGTAAACACCTAAAGAATAAAGATGCCCACGAAGCCATTAATAATGGTTTTGCGTTAGTGACAGAAGAGCGACGCTCTACTGGGATTTATAGCAACCTCGATATTACATTTAATTCTTTGGTAGCGAATGTTGAACAATATAAAGAAGGCTTTGGGCTACTCAGTAACCGAAAAATGAAAAGCGATACTCAGTGGGTAATCGATGCCATGAGTGTGAAAACACCGTCGCATAAAACCATGATTGGTTCGTTATCTGGCGGGAACCAGCAAAAAATCATTATTGGACGCTGGTTATTAACCGGCCCTGAAATCTTAATGTTAGATGAGCCTACGCGAGGTATTGATGTTGGTGCGAAATTTGAAATCTATCAGCTGATATTAGAATTGGCAAATAAAGATAAAGGGATAATTATTATCTCTTCCGAAATGCCTGAACTTTTAGGTATTACTGATCGCATACTCGTGATGAGTAATGGTCGTGCTGCTGGCATCGTAGAAACAAAAAATACCACACAGAATGAAATTCTCAGTTTGGCCTCTCGTTACCTTTAA
- the mglB gene encoding galactose/glucose ABC transporter substrate-binding protein MglB codes for MKKLTILATLCAGMSFGTSALAETTLGFTVYKYDDNFMAVVRQAIVKVADEDKDVRLLMNDSQNSQSMQNDQIDIMLARGVQALAINLVDPAAAPVIIKKAKMDDVPIVFYNKEPSAAALASYDKAYYVGTDSKESGIIQGGLIAKQWSENANWDLNNDGVIQYVLLKGEPGHPDAEARSSYVIKTLNEKGYKTEQLHLDTAMWDTAMAKDKMDAWVSGPNGNKIEVVIANNDGMAMGAVESLKAAGKTELPVFGVDALSEALAMVRSGQMAGTVLNDASNQAKATFELTRNLANGLPAGEGTNWKIENKVVRVPYVGVDKSNLN; via the coding sequence ATGAAAAAACTGACTATACTCGCTACTCTATGCGCCGGAATGTCTTTCGGTACTAGCGCACTTGCTGAAACGACGCTTGGTTTTACGGTTTACAAATATGATGACAACTTTATGGCCGTTGTTCGTCAAGCTATCGTGAAAGTTGCAGATGAAGACAAAGATGTTCGTTTGTTAATGAATGACTCGCAAAATAGCCAATCAATGCAGAATGATCAGATTGATATTATGCTTGCGCGTGGTGTACAAGCCCTTGCAATAAACTTGGTTGATCCTGCGGCGGCGCCCGTTATTATTAAAAAAGCAAAAATGGATGATGTGCCAATTGTTTTTTATAACAAAGAACCATCAGCTGCTGCATTAGCAAGTTACGACAAAGCATATTATGTCGGAACAGATTCAAAAGAGTCAGGCATTATTCAAGGCGGGCTGATTGCTAAGCAGTGGTCAGAAAATGCCAATTGGGATTTAAATAACGATGGTGTTATTCAGTATGTTTTACTTAAAGGTGAACCTGGACACCCAGATGCTGAAGCACGTTCTAGTTATGTAATCAAAACATTGAACGAAAAAGGGTATAAAACAGAACAATTACATCTTGATACTGCCATGTGGGATACCGCAATGGCCAAAGATAAGATGGACGCATGGGTTTCAGGACCTAACGGTAATAAGATTGAAGTTGTAATTGCTAACAACGATGGCATGGCAATGGGTGCTGTAGAATCATTGAAAGCGGCAGGTAAAACCGAGCTCCCTGTATTCGGTGTGGATGCATTGAGTGAAGCATTAGCGATGGTACGTTCTGGCCAAATGGCAGGCACAGTATTGAATGATGCAAGTAACCAAGCAAAAGCAACATTTGAATTAACCCGTAACCTTGCAAATGGTCTTCCTGCGGGTGAAGGAACAAATTGGAAAATAGAGAATAAAGTTGTACGTGTACCGTACGTTGGCGTTGATAAAAGTAACCTAAACTAA
- a CDS encoding acyl-CoA thioesterase, with product MKGGQRDVTLRFLAEPSDVNFGGKVHGGAVMKWIDLAAYACSAGWSAKYCITAYAGGIRFVAPIQVGNLVEVSAKVIYTGRSSMHIAIDVQASDPKLLERRLTTHCIVIMVAVDEDGKSTPIPKWIPQTPEDIELRDSAIKLMNMRKEIGEEMEAHVKYLK from the coding sequence ATGAAAGGTGGACAGCGTGATGTAACACTCCGTTTTTTAGCAGAACCGAGTGACGTTAACTTTGGTGGTAAAGTCCATGGCGGGGCGGTAATGAAATGGATCGATTTAGCTGCTTATGCCTGCTCTGCCGGATGGAGTGCTAAATACTGTATTACCGCTTATGCTGGTGGGATTCGTTTCGTTGCCCCTATTCAAGTAGGCAACCTTGTCGAAGTCAGTGCCAAGGTTATTTATACAGGGCGCTCTTCAATGCATATTGCGATAGATGTACAGGCAAGCGATCCTAAACTATTAGAACGCCGTCTAACTACGCATTGTATTGTCATTATGGTTGCTGTTGATGAAGACGGTAAATCAACGCCTATTCCAAAATGGATTCCACAGACCCCTGAAGATATTGAATTACGTGATTCAGCCATTAAATTAATGAATATGCGTAAAGAAATCGGGGAAGAAATGGAAGCACATGTAAAGTATTTAAAATAA